One genomic region from Anopheles bellator chromosome 2, idAnoBellAS_SP24_06.2, whole genome shotgun sequence encodes:
- the LOC131207331 gene encoding uncharacterized protein LOC131207331, translating into MTTARSCIGLVLTVCALADGAKSKGFPKEKCCDECPKCSHNFDVEAPKDPSCRKVYHHKYSVEKVTENYKESFERLDAGVEVLPNPGCKKFYRHHFDVEEPSDCEEEEYEKLDFEVMEVKRDKKCRTVKLSAHADHPSRECQCGCSQRRRYVHNEDLTNITRPSASPQEGGSDRNRIQRLKRSILSQLPAKSDGTSQEPNTVRLFLSPQPTPEKHPFRGRNPYLNRLVNGPRSKRKHRDPPMTAPHAEGFICHCFPSNQQPNGTADELVGATVKPKVARPRPQVEEPVYIGDSARPITYEQIKKHMDALPVSTFSPTTNEIIGNLTILFYDIYQQKHKKNFTLPLKYGTRTVVPKGDGLQQYDIQPIEGVYQPPKLNRIASKGLHIMGRKVDRKTGQGPRANRVRDRT; encoded by the exons ATGACCACTGCGCGCAGCTGCA TCGGGCTAGTTCTAACGGTGTGTGCCCTTGCGGATGGCGCCAAATCGAAGGGATTTCCCAAGGAAAAGTGTTGCGACGAGTGTCCAAAATGTAGCCACAACTTCGATGTTGAGGCCCCAAAGGATCCAAGTTGCAGAAAAGTGTACCACCACAAGTACAGCGTTGAGAAGGTCACCGAGAACTACAAGGAGTCGTTCGAGCGGCTAGACGCGGGCGTCGAGGTTTTACCCAATCCCGGTTGCAAGAA GTTCTACCGGCACCACTTCGACGTCGAGGAACCGTCTGACTGTGAAGAGGAAGAGTACGAGAAGCTTGACTTTGAAGTGATGGAAGTGAAGCGCGATAAGAAGTGTCGCACCGTCAAGCTGAGTGCCCATGCCGACCATCCTAGCCGAG AGTGTCAGTGCGGATGCAGTCAACGTCGACGGTATGTTCATAACGAGGATCTAACTAATATTACCCGGCCAAGTGCCTCACCGCAGGAAGGTGGTAGTGATCGTAACCGGATCCAGCGTCTCAAGCGAAGCATCTTAAGTCAGCTGCCCGCAAAGTCCGATGGAACCTCACAGGAGCCAAATACGGTACGGTTGTTTCTAAGTCCGCAACCGACTCCAGAGAAGCACCCTTTCCGCGGGAGGAATCCATACCTGAATCGTCTAGTGAACGGTCCACGATCAAAGCGAAAACACCGTGACCCACCGATGACAGCACCGCACGCTGAAGGGTTCATTTGCCACTGCTTTCCGTCGAACCAACAGCCGAATGGTACCGCCGACGAGTTGGTGGGAGCCACAGTTAAACCGAAGgtcgcccggccccggccgcaGGTGGAAGAACCGGTGTACATCGGTGATTCGGCACGGCCGATCACTTACGAGCAGATCAAGAAGCATATGGACGCACTGCCGGTCTCCACTTTTAGCCCCACGACGAACGAAATCATCGGCAATTTGACCATTCTGTTCTACGACATTTACCAGCAGAAGCACAAGAAAAACTTCACCCTTCCGCTGAAGTACGGCACGCGCACCGTCGTCCCGAAGGGTGACGGTCTGCAGCAGTACGACATCCAACCGATCGAGGGTGTGTACCAGCCGCCCAAGCTGAACCGGATCGCGTCGAAGGGACTGCATATAATGGGCCGAAAGGTGGACCGGAAGACTGGCCAGGGACCGCGCGCGAACCGTGTACGCGATCGAACCTAG
- the LOC131207332 gene encoding uncharacterized protein LOC131207332 — translation MLSAVEESVEYGHDHGEPSQHVMHIRKLADGDNLKIELEPVWFHLESGEQWPPAAETQQVKRQAAKDSRRPYKVFTNVEKLQQHAQKQSLRPTTGNADALLMQQFWHRDEAADQQPSESKQVSSFEEQLDDTELPACFRKYLNEMTDRNQESVRKLMRCLAQRADRRDQNEPRRSRRYQSSYVGGDQDTGSRDRKMNVEAKVMRKSTDRDGASSSELVGDDLLFQKQYIRSDSDDGGQVFEVAEQGQESENTSQLFDNTSERGSDVDSSDDADQKQSVHEPSGGRVPYRRLPTNYNTKWRYPSSEELDDDSSCEDL, via the exons ATGCTTTCTGCCGTCGAAG AATCCGTCGAGTACGGGCACGATCATGGCGAACCTTCGCAGCATGTGATGCACATCCGGAAGCTGGCCGATGGGGACAATCTGAAGATCGAGCTGGAACCGGTGTGGTTCCATCTGGAATCCGGCGAgcaatggccaccggcggccgaaaCGCAGCAAGTGAAACGGCAGGCCGCAAAGGACAGCAGACGGCCGTACAAGGTGTTCACCAATGTCGAAAAGCTGCAACAACATGCGCAGAAACAATCGCTCAGACCGACGACTGGCAATGCTGACGCGTTGTTGATGCAACAGTTTTGGCACAGGGACGAAGCGGCCGATCAGCAGCCGTCCGAGTCGAAACAGGTGTCGTCCTTCGAAGAGCAGCTGGATGATACCGAGCTGCCGGCCTGCTTCCGGAAGTACTTGAATGAAATGACCGATCGAAATCAGGAAAGCGTGCGCAAGCTGATGCGCTGCCTAGCGCAACGGGCCGACCGTCGAGATCAGAACGAGCCGCGCCGGTCCAGACGGTACCAGTCGTCCTACGTCGGTGGCGATCAGGACACCGGGAGCCGTGATCGTAAGATGAATGTCGAGGCAAAAGTGATGCGCAAAAGCACCGACCGGGACGGGGCATCTTCCAGCGAGCTCGTGGGCGACGATCTCTTGTTTCAAAAACAGTACATCCGATCGGACAGTGATGACGGCGGCCAGGTGTTTGAGGTTGCCGAGCAGGGgcaagaaagtgaaaacactTCACAGCTGTTCGATAACACCAGCGAACGGGGATCGGATGTAGATTCGTCCGACGATGCGGATCAGAAACAAAGCGTTCACGAGCCAAGCGGCGGCCGAGTACCGTATCGACGGTTACCAACAAACTACAACACTAAGTGGCGGTACCCAAGCTCGGAGGAGCTAGACGACGACAGTAGTTGCGAAGATCTGTAG
- the LOC131211271 gene encoding uncharacterized protein LOC131211271 has product MKLLLIAGLLGILASIALPATCSPLFRGNILSGRAEKPLLALSLESSETLPDVAPVSSEKMPHDDGNGFQRPGYRHKRPPTTTTANSQRFYGVVLSVLQLLESQARQEVQRARVQHALAQHSLDDDDDDDDTEEVA; this is encoded by the exons ATGAAGTTGCTGCTCATCGCTGGGCTTCTTGGTATCCTGGCCAGCATTGCCCTCCCAGCGACGTGT TCACCCCTTTTTCGAGGCAACATATTAAGTGGCCGCGCTGAGAAGCCACTGTTGGCACTGTCGCTCGAATCGAGCGAAACGCTGCCGGATGTAGCTCCGGTTTCATCGGAAAAGATGCCCCACGACGATGGGAACGGTTTCCAGCGCCCCGGCTACCGCCATAAACGTccaccgaccacgacgacggcgaactCGCAACGATTCTACGGCGTAGTGCTGAGTGTGCTGCAATTGCTCGAAAGCCAAGCCCGCCAAGAAGTACAGCGAGCGCGGGTCCAACACGCCCTGGCGCAACATTCGctagacgacgacgacgacgacgacgacactgaAGAGGTGGCCTGA
- the LOC131209116 gene encoding apolipophorin-3-like: MAKLVYLILALCVVQGTFGLVRRDAPATPTGEKSFLDNLLEVGGKIQVAFDETRQSVLKSLGFQSDEEVVQTIQKNTNQYVERLKSVQGTIDQELKKHTDVFDPIVKDLNTKLAETTATLSQQHPEVAQKAKEYQQQVQTNLQSLVAEAQKTVEKLKQDTRAPTEELQKALKQIYDSTFETLTKTVDELKPKN, encoded by the exons ATGGCTAAGCTAGTGTACCTTATCCTTGCCCTGTGCGTCGTTCAG GGAACCTTCGGTCTCGTGCGCCGTGACGCGCCCGCCACACCGACGGGTGAGAAGTCGTTCCTGGACAACCTGCTGGAGGTGGGCGGCAAGATACAGGTGGCGTTCGATGAGACGCGCCAGAGCGTCCTGAAGTCGCTCGGGTTCCAGTCCGACGAGGAGGTTGTGCAGACGATCCAGAAAAACACCAACCAGTACGTCGAGCGGCTAAAGAGCGTGCAGGGCACCATCGACCAGGAGCTGAAGAAGCACACGGACGTGTTCGATCCGATCGTGAAGGACCTGAACACGAAGCTGGCCGAAACGACGGCCACCCTGtcgcagcagcacccggaggTGGCCCAGAAGGCGAAGGAGTACCAGCAGCAGGTGCAGACCAACCTGCAGTCGCTGGTCGCCGAGGCACAGAAGACGGTCGAGAAGCTGAAGCAGGACACGCGGGCACCGACGGAGGAGCTCCAGAAGGCGCTGAAGCAGATCTACGATTCGACCTTCGAAACGCTCACCAAGACGGTCGACGAGCTGAAGCCAAAGAATTAG
- the LOC131207333 gene encoding uncharacterized protein LOC131207333 yields the protein MCWRPPQMATLLLVLAIAWILSLLAVQSDARFLEIGKRPPGTGVGIVASDETDPGFLHLDPALSSDSVERASEMISVKLFNQYHARSFDHAATDQRLDDTEPLLVDHRPAVDYETVNQLDADDGGARQGPAYSVDPGDTDAMDMKENVIDNDYSASIAPIAEQLDDWSEPATEPAEQTVTDPYRPTVATEATAAATATMTTLTTTTTSTITTVRKIRRKIRRKLSVVSPSTTTPAATTSTSTAKSTTARRTVRSTEPPLTTTMAARESQLPKLDITKLNLQHLEDEFLSYPSLAGTVSRVRPRSIKAAPEMDNSPPPPSCGCQHRKRAAPRHSYSYEDDGDGEQDYGDYDYVNDLRSRTPKGGAVLFPVMSRLLAPVAPDEHVESSVERAEKVHGALERLMGIVTIFSHVDEFIQKKTKQSIRRLARLYESEELY from the exons ATGTGCTGGAGACCGCCACAAATGGCCACCCTGCTGCTAGTGCTGGCGATCGCCTGGATTCTGTCG CTGCTGGCCGTGCAATCAGATGCTCGGTTTCTAGAGATCGGCAAACGGCCACCCGGAACGGGCGTGGGGATCGTGGCGAGTGACGAGACGGATCCCGGATTCCTGCATCTCGACCCTGCCCTGTCGTCCGATTCGGTCGAAAGAG CGAGTGAGATGATTTCGGTGAAACTGTTTAATCAGTACCACGCGAGATCGTTCGATCATGCCGCCACCGACCAGCGGCTGGATGACACTGAACCGTTGCTCGTcgaccatcggccggccgtggATTATGAAACCGTGAACCAGCTAGATGCGGACGATGGTGGGGCCCGCCAAGGTCCAGCTTACTCCGTGGACCCCGGTGACACCGATGCGATGGATATGAAGGAGAATGTTATCGATAACGATTATTCGGCCTCCATCGCTCCGATCGCCGAACAGCTGGACGATTGGAGCGAACCGGCCACTGAACCGGCTGAGCAGACGGTTACCGATCCGTATagaccgacggtggcgacggaggcgacggcggcggcgacggcaactATGACGACCCTCACCACAACGACTACCAGCACGATCACGACGGTGCGTAAGATTCGTCGGAAGATCCGCCGAAAGCTGTCGGTGGTCAGTCCGAGCACCACGACCCCGGCAGCGACCACCTCTACGTCGACAGCGAAATCGACCACCGCGCGGCGTACGGTCCGATCGACGGAACCGCCGCTGACCACGACGATGGCCGCACGAGAATCGCAGCTTCCCAAACTGGACATAACCAAGCTGAACCTTCAGCACCTGGAAGATGAGTTTCTGTCCTACCCATCGCTCGCCGGCACGGTGTCCCGGGTGCGTCCGCGCAGCATCAAGGCTGCCCCGGAAATGGACAATAgtcctccgccgccgtcgtgtggTTGCCAGCATAGGAAGCGAGCGGCCCCACGGCACAGCTACTCGTACgaggacgatggcgatggcgagcaGGACTACGGCGATTACGATTACGTTAATGATTTGCGAAGTCGAACGCCGAAGGGGGGCGCGGTGCTGTTCCCGGTCATGTCGCGTCTGCTGGCCCCGGTCGCGCCGGACGAACACGTGGAGAGCAGCGTCGAGCGGGCCGAGAAGGTACACGGCGCGCTGGAGCGCCTGATGGGAATCGTGACGATCTTTTCCCACGTCGACGAGTTcatacaaaagaaaacgaaacaatcgataaGACGGTTGGCGCGGCTGTACGAAAGTGAGGAGCTCTACTAG